In one Parvibaculum sp. genomic region, the following are encoded:
- a CDS encoding acyl-CoA dehydrogenase family protein, translated as MDFSFTEEQTLLRNTVQSLLADKYDFDTRRKVTKTADGWRPEMWAQFAELGLLAAPFSEELGGLGGGAIENMIVMEEFGRHLVVEPYVETVVIAGGFLREGGTAAQQEALIPGIVGGETVWAFAYAEPQGRYNLADLTTTAKKDGSGYTINGYKAVVLGAPWAQKLIVTARTSGGQRDRDGVSVFIVDKSAAGVSTRDYPTVDGRRASEITFENVKVGADALIGAEGKGLPLVEKITDEAIAALSAEAIGCMKELNTATVEYCKTRKQFGVPIGKFQVLQHRMVDMFMAHEQSVSMTYMVNLKLGESDVERTKAAAGAKVQIGKAGRFVGQQAVQLHGGMGMTDELNVGHYFKRLTMIDTQFGNVDHQLKRYSEAA; from the coding sequence ATGGATTTTTCGTTCACTGAGGAACAGACGCTGCTGCGCAACACGGTGCAGAGCCTGCTGGCCGACAAATACGACTTCGACACGCGCCGCAAGGTGACGAAGACCGCCGATGGCTGGCGTCCCGAGATGTGGGCGCAATTCGCCGAGCTCGGCCTTCTCGCTGCGCCCTTCTCTGAAGAGTTGGGCGGCCTCGGCGGCGGCGCCATCGAAAACATGATCGTCATGGAAGAGTTCGGCCGCCACCTCGTGGTCGAGCCCTATGTCGAAACCGTGGTCATCGCCGGCGGCTTCCTGCGCGAAGGCGGCACGGCGGCACAGCAGGAAGCGCTGATCCCCGGCATCGTCGGCGGCGAAACGGTCTGGGCCTTCGCCTATGCCGAGCCGCAGGGCCGCTACAACCTGGCAGACCTCACCACGACCGCGAAGAAGGACGGTTCGGGCTACACGATCAACGGCTACAAGGCCGTGGTGCTCGGCGCGCCCTGGGCGCAGAAGCTGATCGTGACGGCGCGCACCTCCGGCGGCCAGCGTGATCGCGACGGCGTCTCGGTCTTCATCGTCGACAAGTCGGCGGCCGGCGTTTCGACCCGCGACTATCCGACGGTCGATGGCCGCCGCGCCTCCGAAATCACCTTCGAAAACGTCAAGGTCGGCGCCGACGCGCTGATCGGCGCCGAAGGCAAGGGCCTGCCCCTCGTCGAGAAAATCACCGACGAGGCGATTGCCGCGCTCTCGGCCGAAGCCATCGGTTGCATGAAGGAGCTCAACACGGCCACCGTCGAATACTGCAAGACGCGCAAGCAGTTCGGCGTTCCGATCGGCAAGTTCCAGGTGCTGCAGCACCGCATGGTCGACATGTTCATGGCCCATGAACAGTCGGTGTCGATGACCTACATGGTCAACCTCAAGCTCGGCGAAAGCGATGTGGAGCGCACCAAGGCCGCCGCCGGCGCCAAGGTGCAGATCGGCAAGGCCGGGCGTTTCGTTGGTCAGCAGGCCGTGCAGCTTCACGGCGGCATGGGCATGACCGACGAACTCAATGTCGGCCACTACTTCAAGCGCCTGACGATGATCGACACCCAGTTCGGCAATGTCGACCACCAGCTGAAGCGCTATTCCGAAGCCGCATAG
- a CDS encoding crotonase/enoyl-CoA hydratase family protein yields MSDPLIFEKNGPVVTLTINRPESRNPLGAPEDADNFTAAAARINADRGVRCVILTGAGKAFSAGGNVKAMREGGDGFGGPGVHIRERYRNGIHRIVKSVWGIEVPVIAAVNGPAIGLGNDVACLADTRIAADSAIFGATFLKIGLIPGDGGAWLLPRIIGMARASELLYTGDTIDAATAKDWGLVSEVVPAAALMDRANEVAAKICNQPPDVLRMTKQLLRQGMLTSFDNVMELSASMQALAHHTKDHREALDAFFDKRPPSYKGE; encoded by the coding sequence ATGAGTGATCCCCTGATTTTCGAAAAGAACGGCCCGGTCGTGACCTTGACGATCAACCGGCCCGAGAGCCGCAACCCGCTGGGCGCGCCGGAGGACGCGGACAATTTCACGGCCGCCGCTGCCCGCATCAATGCCGACAGGGGCGTGCGCTGCGTGATCCTCACCGGCGCCGGCAAGGCCTTCTCGGCCGGCGGCAATGTGAAGGCGATGCGTGAAGGCGGCGACGGCTTCGGCGGTCCCGGCGTCCATATCCGCGAGCGCTACCGCAACGGCATCCACCGCATCGTAAAATCCGTCTGGGGCATCGAGGTGCCGGTCATTGCAGCGGTCAACGGGCCGGCCATCGGCCTCGGCAACGATGTCGCCTGTCTCGCCGACACGCGCATCGCCGCCGACAGCGCGATCTTCGGCGCCACCTTCCTGAAGATCGGCCTCATCCCCGGCGATGGTGGCGCCTGGCTGCTGCCGCGCATCATCGGCATGGCCCGCGCCTCCGAGCTTCTCTACACCGGCGACACGATCGATGCGGCGACCGCGAAGGACTGGGGCCTCGTCTCGGAAGTGGTCCCGGCCGCCGCGCTGATGGACCGTGCCAATGAGGTTGCGGCGAAAATCTGCAACCAGCCGCCGGACGTTTTGCGCATGACCAAGCAATTGCTGCGGCAGGGCATGCTGACCTCCTTCGACAATGTAATGGAGCTCTCGGCCTCCATGCAGGCGCTGGCCCACCACACGAAGGATCACCGCGAGGCGCTGGACGCCTTTTTCGACAAGCGCCCGCCGTCCTACAAGGGCGAATGA
- a CDS encoding DUF1289 domain-containing protein → MTYSKPIKSPCLSICAVDGRANACVGCGRTLKEIAGWSGMSDTARDDVLRQLPSRIAALGEKASAPEEALTKIAEVLG, encoded by the coding sequence TTGACCTATTCGAAGCCGATCAAAAGCCCCTGTCTCAGCATTTGCGCCGTCGACGGCCGCGCCAATGCCTGTGTCGGCTGCGGGCGGACGCTGAAGGAGATCGCCGGCTGGTCGGGCATGAGCGACACGGCACGGGACGACGTGCTCCGGCAATTGCCATCGCGCATCGCGGCGCTGGGCGAGAAGGCGAGCGCCCCCGAAGAGGCTCTGACAAAGATCGCCGAAGTGCTCGGCTAG
- the cobA gene encoding uroporphyrinogen-III C-methyltransferase produces the protein MTERKVISLTGNRKSKRVPNVAGDAAAALALPVFEPGWVWLVGAGPGDPGLLTLHALNALKQADIVVYDALVDEAVLQFANPRAKLEYSGKRGGKPSPKQRDISARLIELARRGKRVLRLKGGDPFVFGRGGEEALALVDAGIPFRLVPGVTAGVGGLGYAGIPVTHRDINHAVTFVTGHMAGGAVPENLDWPSIAKGSPVIVLYMALSHLGAIAQLLIENGRRAGEPVALVRNATLKDQSVLETTLGTAAEDVARADFKAPAIIVIGDVVRLREGLDWLGALEGRILKRDPLNARTKKDVG, from the coding sequence ATGACCGAGCGAAAAGTCATATCCCTGACCGGGAACCGGAAGTCGAAGCGGGTGCCGAACGTCGCGGGCGACGCGGCGGCGGCGCTGGCGCTGCCGGTCTTCGAGCCCGGCTGGGTGTGGCTGGTCGGCGCCGGACCGGGCGATCCGGGCCTCCTGACGCTCCACGCGCTCAACGCGCTGAAGCAGGCCGACATCGTGGTCTACGACGCGCTGGTCGACGAAGCCGTTCTGCAATTCGCAAACCCGCGCGCGAAGCTCGAATATTCCGGCAAGCGCGGCGGCAAGCCGAGCCCGAAACAGCGCGACATCTCGGCAAGGCTCATCGAGCTCGCCCGCCGGGGCAAGCGTGTACTGCGCCTCAAGGGCGGCGATCCCTTCGTCTTCGGCCGCGGCGGCGAGGAAGCGCTGGCGCTGGTCGATGCCGGCATCCCCTTCCGCCTCGTGCCCGGCGTCACCGCCGGCGTCGGCGGCCTCGGCTATGCCGGCATCCCGGTCACCCACCGCGACATCAACCACGCCGTCACCTTCGTCACCGGCCACATGGCGGGCGGCGCGGTCCCTGAAAATCTCGACTGGCCGTCGATCGCCAAGGGCTCGCCCGTCATCGTCCTCTACATGGCGCTCTCGCATCTCGGCGCCATCGCGCAACTGCTGATCGAAAACGGCCGCCGCGCCGGCGAGCCCGTCGCGCTGGTGCGCAACGCCACGCTGAAGGATCAGTCGGTGCTCGAAACGACACTCGGCACGGCAGCCGAAGATGTCGCCCGCGCCGACTTCAAGGCCCCCGCCATCATCGTCATCGGCGACGTCGTGCGCCTGCGCGAAGGCCTCGACTGGCTTGGGGCGCTGGAAGGCCGCATCCTGAAGCGCGACCCGCTCAACGCCCGCACCAAAAAGGATGTGGGTTGA
- a CDS encoding acyl-CoA dehydrogenase family protein: protein MDMRFSPEELAFRDEVREFIASNYPQELKGGARRSRGEMSKEDILRWHRILYKKGWIVPHWPVEYGGTGWTITQRYIWNEENARAETSPLLPFGLSMVGPVIYTFGNEEQKKRFLPGILSGDDWWCQGYSEPGSGSDLASLRTKAVRAKNEKDGDHYIVNGGKTWTTLAQFADWMFCLVRTDPNAKAQEGISFLLIDMKTPGITVRPIITMDGAHEVNEVFLEDVKVPAENLIGEENKGWTYAKFLLGNERSGIAGVARSKKAIERLKNIANAELIDGAPLMKTDEFSRKVAELEIDLSALEVTELRTLAAESKGRGPGPEASILKIKGTEIQQRITELAVEAVGNYAMVQAPRMEATGNEFVPGPDYSTGTAQDYFNMRKTSIYGGSNEIQHNIIAKMVLGL, encoded by the coding sequence ATGGATATGCGCTTTTCCCCCGAAGAGCTCGCCTTCCGCGACGAGGTTCGCGAATTCATCGCCAGCAACTACCCGCAGGAACTGAAAGGCGGCGCGCGGCGCTCGCGCGGCGAGATGTCGAAGGAAGACATCCTCCGCTGGCACCGCATCCTCTACAAGAAGGGCTGGATCGTGCCGCACTGGCCGGTCGAATATGGCGGCACCGGCTGGACGATCACCCAGCGCTACATCTGGAACGAAGAGAATGCGCGCGCCGAAACTTCGCCGCTGCTTCCCTTCGGTCTCTCGATGGTCGGCCCGGTGATCTACACCTTCGGCAACGAGGAACAGAAGAAGCGCTTCCTGCCCGGCATCCTTTCCGGCGACGATTGGTGGTGTCAGGGCTATTCGGAGCCGGGTTCCGGTTCCGACCTCGCCAGCCTGCGCACCAAGGCGGTGCGTGCCAAAAACGAAAAGGACGGCGACCACTACATCGTCAATGGCGGCAAGACCTGGACGACGCTGGCGCAATTCGCCGACTGGATGTTCTGCCTCGTCCGCACCGACCCGAACGCCAAGGCGCAGGAGGGCATCTCCTTCCTGCTGATCGACATGAAGACGCCGGGCATCACCGTCCGTCCGATCATCACGATGGACGGCGCGCATGAGGTCAACGAAGTCTTCCTCGAAGACGTCAAGGTGCCGGCCGAAAACCTGATCGGCGAGGAAAACAAGGGCTGGACCTATGCGAAGTTCCTGCTCGGCAACGAACGTTCCGGCATCGCCGGCGTCGCGCGCTCCAAAAAGGCGATCGAGCGGCTGAAGAACATCGCCAATGCCGAACTGATCGACGGCGCGCCGCTGATGAAGACCGATGAGTTCTCGCGCAAGGTCGCCGAGCTCGAAATCGACCTCTCGGCCCTCGAAGTGACCGAGCTGCGCACGCTTGCCGCCGAGAGCAAAGGCCGCGGTCCCGGACCCGAAGCCTCGATCCTGAAGATCAAGGGCACCGAAATCCAGCAGCGCATCACCGAGCTTGCGGTCGAGGCCGTCGGCAACTACGCGATGGTGCAGGCGCCGCGCATGGAAGCGACCGGCAACGAATTCGTGCCGGGCCCCGACTACAGCACCGGCACCGCGCAGGATTATTTCAACATGCGCAAGACCTCGATCTATGGCGGGTCGAACGAGATCCAGCACAACATCATCGCAAAAATGGTGCTCGGCCTTTAA
- a CDS encoding putative quinol monooxygenase: MSVIGVVATLKVQPGKEAEFEKVFAALRDKVKSNEKGCLQYDFFKSKSEASTYVVMEQYASQADLDAHGKTEYFRAAGPSLGAVLGGAPTLLFLDKV; this comes from the coding sequence ATGAGTGTCATTGGCGTCGTGGCGACCCTGAAAGTGCAGCCGGGCAAGGAAGCAGAGTTCGAAAAAGTCTTCGCCGCCCTGCGCGACAAGGTGAAGTCCAATGAGAAGGGCTGCCTGCAATACGACTTCTTCAAATCGAAATCCGAAGCCTCGACCTATGTCGTGATGGAGCAATATGCCTCCCAGGCCGACCTCGACGCGCATGGCAAGACGGAATATTTCCGCGCCGCCGGCCCGTCGCTGGGCGCCGTTCTGGGCGGTGCGCCGACGCTGCTCTTCCTCGACAAGGTGTAA
- a CDS encoding TIGR02281 family clan AA aspartic protease, whose product MRQNNWTWAALLLLGLVALLLFLNSRFPGALQGEDAQMRLVHSLLLLALVGGSVVLGWRERAGLALKQALIWIAIALALVVGYSYSDVFSDMGTRTRTALVPSAPVASEPGTAYLSRNMSGHFHADGLVNGTHVRFMVDTGASDVALSAGDAQRLGLDLDSLRYTTPYQTANGTIYAARITLDEVSIGDVRLRNVTASVSREGLGQSLLGMSFLGRLSSVEVRGERLVLRE is encoded by the coding sequence ATGAGACAGAACAACTGGACATGGGCGGCACTGCTGCTGCTCGGGCTTGTGGCGCTGCTGCTCTTCCTCAACAGCCGCTTTCCGGGCGCGCTGCAGGGCGAGGACGCGCAGATGCGGCTCGTGCACAGCCTGTTGCTGCTGGCGCTGGTGGGCGGCAGCGTGGTGTTGGGGTGGCGGGAACGCGCCGGCCTGGCGCTCAAACAGGCGCTGATCTGGATCGCCATCGCGCTGGCGCTGGTCGTCGGATACAGCTACAGCGACGTTTTCAGCGACATGGGTACGCGGACGCGCACCGCGCTTGTGCCCTCGGCGCCGGTGGCGAGCGAGCCCGGCACGGCCTATCTGTCGCGCAACATGTCCGGGCATTTCCATGCCGACGGGCTCGTCAACGGCACGCATGTGCGGTTCATGGTGGATACGGGCGCCAGCGACGTGGCGCTGAGCGCGGGCGACGCCCAACGTCTCGGGCTCGATCTCGACAGCCTGCGCTATACGACGCCCTATCAGACCGCGAACGGTACGATTTATGCCGCGCGCATTACGCTGGACGAAGTGAGTATCGGCGATGTCCGGCTTCGCAACGTGACCGCCTCGGTATCGCGCGAGGGGCTGGGACAGTCGCTGTTGGGCATGAGCTTTCTCGGACGGCTTTCATCGGTCGAGGTTCGGGGCGAACGGCTGGTGCTGCGCGAATAG
- a CDS encoding phosphomannomutase/phosphoglucomutase: MTQKPRADLKPNTADFENLALVSPNGFREYDARWLFEKEINLVGIQALGLGLGTLIHEMGVSPRIAVGHDFRSYSVSIKQALIIGLMNAGCEVHDIGLALSPVAYFAQFDLDVPCVAMVTASHNENGWTGVKMGAQRPLTFGPDEMTRLKEIVLGGLGQPRDGGRYIRVPDMADRYIADLTNRPKLKRRLKVVAACGNGTAGAFAPQVLAGIGAEVIPLDCDLDWTFPRYNPNPEDMEMLHALRDKVLETGADVGLGFDGDGDRCGVVDDTGEEIFADKVGVMLARDLSAQHANAQFVVDVKSTGLFLTDPVLIANGAKTDYWKTGHSYIKRRAHELDALVGFEKSGHYFFNPPIGRGYDDGLVSAIAICDMLDRNPTKKMSDLREALPKTWGSPTMSPFCPDEKKYEVVERMVKLFSGMAEKGEKLIGQKIRDTVTVNGVRVTVEDGTWGLVRASSNKPGLVVVVESPASEANMRAMFAEIDKHLSAQPEVGEYDQKI, from the coding sequence ATGACGCAGAAGCCCCGCGCCGACCTGAAACCCAACACCGCCGATTTCGAGAACCTGGCGCTCGTTTCGCCCAACGGGTTTCGCGAATACGACGCGCGCTGGCTGTTCGAGAAGGAAATCAATCTCGTCGGCATCCAGGCGCTGGGGCTGGGGCTCGGAACGCTGATCCACGAGATGGGCGTCAGCCCGCGGATCGCGGTCGGTCACGATTTCCGTTCCTATTCGGTGTCGATCAAGCAGGCGCTGATCATCGGGCTGATGAATGCCGGCTGCGAGGTGCATGACATCGGGCTGGCGCTTTCGCCTGTCGCCTATTTCGCGCAGTTCGATCTCGATGTGCCCTGCGTCGCGATGGTGACGGCGAGCCACAATGAGAATGGCTGGACCGGCGTGAAAATGGGCGCGCAGCGGCCGCTGACCTTCGGGCCCGACGAGATGACGCGGCTGAAGGAGATCGTGCTGGGCGGCCTCGGGCAACCGCGCGATGGCGGGCGCTACATTCGCGTGCCCGACATGGCGGACCGCTATATCGCCGATCTGACCAATAGGCCAAAGCTCAAGCGTCGGCTGAAAGTCGTCGCGGCCTGCGGCAACGGCACGGCGGGCGCCTTTGCGCCGCAGGTGCTGGCCGGGATCGGCGCCGAGGTGATCCCGCTCGATTGCGATCTCGACTGGACCTTTCCGCGCTACAACCCGAACCCCGAAGACATGGAAATGCTCCATGCGCTGCGGGACAAGGTGCTGGAAACCGGCGCCGATGTCGGCCTCGGCTTCGACGGCGACGGCGACCGCTGCGGCGTCGTGGACGATACGGGCGAGGAAATTTTCGCCGACAAGGTGGGCGTGATGCTGGCGCGCGACCTTTCCGCGCAACACGCGAACGCGCAATTCGTCGTCGACGTCAAATCGACCGGGCTTTTCCTCACCGATCCGGTGCTGATCGCCAATGGCGCGAAGACCGACTACTGGAAGACCGGACACTCCTATATCAAGCGCCGCGCGCATGAGCTCGACGCGCTGGTGGGCTTCGAGAAGTCCGGCCACTACTTCTTCAATCCGCCGATCGGCCGCGGCTATGACGACGGGCTGGTTTCCGCCATCGCGATTTGCGACATGCTGGACCGCAATCCCACGAAGAAGATGTCCGACCTGCGCGAGGCGCTGCCGAAGACCTGGGGCTCACCGACGATGTCGCCCTTTTGTCCCGACGAGAAAAAGTACGAAGTCGTGGAGCGGATGGTGAAGCTCTTTTCCGGCATGGCCGAGAAAGGCGAAAAGCTCATCGGCCAGAAAATCCGCGACACCGTGACGGTGAACGGCGTGCGCGTGACGGTGGAAGACGGGACATGGGGGCTGGTGCGCGCCTCGTCGAACAAGCCGGGGCTCGTGGTCGTGGTCGAAAGCCCGGCGTCGGAAGCCAACATGCGGGCGATGTTCGCCGAGATCGACAAGCATCTCTCGGCACAGCCGGAAGTCGGCGAATACGACCAGAAAATCTGA
- a CDS encoding phospholipase translates to MSDAQNEALIDAVDALLPALLQALEALSFIARHLHPPLIGELVEQMGPVEARLAETRAGFDAAVWPEHLVAFRDHVQGAAEAARIAFEALRAASEAAPEAGGPVFGAYRALRYLPRAMESLYPVSAMLPPVSRFFLNETKRDDAALVEALADGATREGTGVHHFGNEKGQRGGFSLYVPETYDAARPHPLIVACHGGSGHGRGFLWSWLRDARSAGAILLSPTSLDATWSLMEPEQDRASLARMMAHAGERWNIDASRILLTGMSDGGTFTYLAGLGGGPFTHLAPMSSAWHPMLMGMADPARIAGLPVYIVHGARDWMFAADMARLANAELSAAGARVTYREIGDLSHTYPAEENARVIDWFLG, encoded by the coding sequence ATGTCCGACGCGCAAAACGAAGCCCTGATCGACGCCGTCGACGCGCTGCTGCCGGCGCTTTTGCAGGCGCTGGAGGCGCTCTCGTTCATTGCGCGGCATCTGCATCCGCCATTGATCGGGGAACTTGTCGAACAGATGGGGCCGGTCGAGGCACGGCTTGCGGAAACGCGGGCAGGATTCGACGCGGCGGTGTGGCCGGAACATCTCGTTGCCTTCCGCGATCATGTGCAGGGCGCCGCAGAGGCGGCGCGGATAGCTTTCGAGGCGTTGCGCGCCGCGAGCGAGGCGGCACCGGAAGCGGGTGGGCCTGTGTTCGGCGCCTATCGGGCGCTGCGCTACCTGCCGCGGGCGATGGAGAGCCTTTATCCCGTCAGCGCGATGCTGCCGCCGGTCAGCCGGTTTTTCCTCAACGAGACGAAGCGCGACGACGCGGCGCTGGTGGAGGCACTTGCAGATGGTGCGACGCGCGAGGGAACCGGCGTTCATCATTTCGGCAACGAGAAAGGACAGCGCGGCGGCTTCTCGCTTTATGTGCCGGAGACATATGACGCGGCGCGACCGCATCCGCTGATCGTCGCCTGCCATGGCGGCAGTGGGCACGGGCGCGGCTTCCTGTGGAGCTGGCTTCGCGACGCGCGCTCGGCGGGCGCGATCCTGCTGTCGCCGACATCGCTCGATGCCACATGGTCGCTGATGGAGCCGGAGCAGGACCGCGCCTCGCTGGCGCGAATGATGGCGCATGCGGGCGAGCGCTGGAACATCGACGCGAGCCGCATATTGCTCACCGGCATGAGCGACGGCGGCACCTTCACCTATCTCGCGGGGCTCGGCGGCGGACCCTTCACGCATCTCGCGCCGATGTCGTCGGCGTGGCATCCGATGCTGATGGGCATGGCCGATCCGGCGCGCATTGCGGGGCTGCCCGTCTATATCGTGCATGGCGCGCGCGACTGGATGTTCGCGGCCGACATGGCGCGGCTCGCCAACGCCGAACTTTCGGCGGCCGGCGCGCGGGTCACCTATCGCGAGATCGGCGACCTGTCGCACACCTATCCGGCGGAAGAGAATGCGCGCGTGATCGACTGGTTTCTCGGTTAG
- a CDS encoding alkylphosphonate utilization protein, translating into MTDITKDSNGNALADGDSVMVIKDLKVKGTSVTLKRGTVVKNIRLTGDAGLIECNAEKVKGLVLKTEFLKKV; encoded by the coding sequence GTGACAGACATAACAAAAGACAGCAACGGCAACGCGCTTGCCGACGGCGACAGCGTCATGGTCATCAAGGACCTGAAGGTGAAGGGCACATCCGTCACCTTGAAACGCGGCACGGTCGTGAAGAACATCCGCCTCACCGGTGACGCGGGCCTGATCGAGTGCAACGCTGAAAAAGTGAAGGGCCTCGTTCTCAAGACCGAGTTTCTGAAGAAGGTTTGA
- a CDS encoding nicotinate-nucleotide--dimethylbenzimidazole phosphoribosyltransferase, protein MTRAATGLPFDDIRNLLAGLPQADEAARAAARARTRDLAAPEASLGRLAEIAEWMAAWAASPKPAVTRPLVAIFAATHGLAAAMPGADAHATHRLVELYAAGGAAVNQIALQTDAGLKVFDLALDMPTPDIRVDAALSEAACAATMAFGMEAIAGGTDLLCVGAAGEGNRTVAATLACALLGGAPDDWTDGSAWGAEAVTSALAQHEGHLSDPLEALRRVGGREFAAIAGAILAARYQRIPVLLDGFVACAAAAVLHRLAPGALDHCLAAHASGEPAHARLLEAIGKTPLLETGIALEEGAGAALAIGLVKSALAVHGGMATQAQL, encoded by the coding sequence ATGACCCGCGCCGCCACCGGCCTGCCTTTCGACGACATCCGCAACCTGCTGGCCGGCCTGCCGCAGGCGGACGAGGCGGCGCGCGCGGCGGCCCGGGCGCGAACGCGCGATCTCGCGGCGCCGGAAGCCTCGCTCGGCCGCCTCGCCGAAATCGCCGAATGGATGGCCGCTTGGGCTGCCAGTCCGAAGCCCGCCGTCACACGGCCGCTGGTCGCGATCTTCGCCGCGACGCACGGTCTTGCCGCCGCCATGCCCGGTGCCGATGCGCACGCGACCCATCGTCTCGTCGAGCTTTATGCGGCAGGCGGCGCGGCAGTGAACCAGATTGCGCTTCAAACGGATGCGGGCCTCAAGGTCTTCGATCTCGCCCTCGACATGCCGACACCCGACATCCGCGTCGATGCCGCGCTCTCCGAAGCCGCATGTGCGGCCACCATGGCCTTCGGCATGGAGGCGATTGCCGGCGGCACCGATCTCCTCTGCGTCGGCGCGGCCGGGGAGGGCAACCGCACGGTCGCGGCAACGCTCGCCTGCGCGCTTCTCGGCGGCGCGCCGGATGACTGGACGGACGGATCGGCTTGGGGCGCGGAGGCGGTCACCTCCGCCCTCGCGCAGCACGAAGGTCATCTCTCCGACCCGCTCGAGGCGCTGCGCCGCGTCGGCGGCCGCGAATTCGCGGCCATCGCCGGCGCGATCCTCGCCGCCCGCTACCAGCGCATTCCGGTCCTGCTCGACGGCTTCGTCGCCTGCGCGGCCGCCGCCGTTCTCCACCGGCTGGCGCCCGGTGCGCTCGACCATTGCCTGGCCGCCCATGCGAGCGGCGAGCCCGCCCATGCCCGGCTGCTCGAAGCCATCGGCAAGACGCCGCTCCTCGAAACCGGCATCGCGCTCGAGGAAGGGGCAGGGGCAGCACTCGCCATCGGCCTCGTCAAATCGGCGCTTGCCGTGCATGGCGGCATGGCGACGCAGGCGCAGCTTTGA
- a CDS encoding HAMP domain-containing sensor histidine kinase: MRGAGEQPGWSQRLIMALGSRQANGQPLSPETRLEQLKMLIESQRMPMPYSFPVLVGLFALCFVDSIAWHWLAIPVALIFVANWLNRKNMDAFAVADPGPEDVSRWERRSILITVFFALSTGSIAIFFWVPDDPVKQAYVLTALIISLAPVALITSCSMPSFYAATMPIVLIAAARLFLSGEILPIALGGVLLIFAVLLSQLTTRLNGIMMHSITLREDKSGLIEQLFKAKRDSDAARARAEEANRAKSHFLANMSHELRTPLNAIIGFSEVMSSEIFGKHAVPTYKEYANDINRSGQHLLGLINDVLDLSRIEAGRFQITEEEVDIAQLADDCRRILEIRAQGQRVTIVEEYEPNLPIFYGDARAMRQTWINLLTNAIKFSPPGSEVKMFARMEPNGEMRFGVHDNGPGIAESEIDKVLHAFTQGASGLAQPGKGSGLGLSIVKGLLAVHGGRFELKSKLGEGTQAECVLPPQRLRQNVSMAKRAS; this comes from the coding sequence ATGCGCGGTGCCGGCGAACAGCCGGGATGGTCGCAACGCCTGATCATGGCCCTCGGTTCGCGGCAGGCCAACGGGCAGCCGCTCAGCCCCGAAACGCGGCTCGAACAGCTCAAGATGCTGATCGAAAGCCAGCGCATGCCGATGCCCTATTCCTTCCCCGTGCTTGTCGGTCTGTTTGCCTTGTGTTTCGTCGACTCCATCGCCTGGCATTGGCTTGCCATTCCCGTCGCGCTCATCTTTGTGGCGAACTGGCTGAACCGCAAAAACATGGATGCATTCGCGGTCGCCGATCCCGGACCCGAGGATGTCAGCCGCTGGGAGCGGCGCTCCATTCTCATCACCGTCTTCTTTGCCCTCAGCACTGGCTCCATCGCCATCTTCTTCTGGGTGCCCGACGATCCGGTGAAGCAGGCTTACGTGCTGACGGCGCTCATCATTTCGCTTGCGCCGGTGGCGCTTATCACGTCGTGCTCCATGCCGAGCTTCTACGCCGCAACCATGCCGATCGTCCTCATTGCTGCGGCGCGGCTCTTCCTCTCGGGTGAAATCCTGCCCATCGCTCTCGGCGGCGTGCTGCTGATCTTCGCGGTTCTGCTTTCGCAGCTCACGACGCGGCTCAACGGCATCATGATGCATTCGATCACGCTGCGCGAAGACAAGAGCGGCCTCATCGAACAGCTTTTCAAGGCCAAGCGCGATTCCGATGCGGCCCGCGCGCGCGCCGAGGAAGCCAACCGCGCCAAGTCGCATTTCCTTGCCAATATGAGCCATGAGTTGCGCACGCCGCTCAACGCCATCATCGGTTTTTCCGAAGTGATGTCGTCGGAGATTTTCGGCAAGCATGCGGTGCCGACCTACAAGGAATATGCAAACGACATCAACCGGTCCGGCCAGCATCTGCTCGGCCTTATCAACGACGTGCTCGACCTGTCGCGTATCGAAGCGGGCCGCTTCCAGATCACCGAAGAGGAAGTGGACATCGCGCAACTGGCCGACGATTGCCGCCGCATTCTGGAAATCAGGGCACAGGGCCAGCGCGTCACCATCGTCGAAGAGTATGAGCCGAACCTGCCGATCTTCTATGGCGATGCACGCGCCATGCGCCAGACCTGGATCAACCTGCTGACCAACGCGATCAAATTTTCACCGCCGGGCTCCGAGGTGAAGATGTTTGCGCGGATGGAGCCCAACGGCGAGATGCGCTTCGGCGTTCACGACAACGGACCGGGCATTGCCGAGTCGGAGATCGACAAGGTGCTGCACGCGTTCACGCAGGGCGCATCCGGACTTGCCCAGCCCGGCAAGGGCAGCGGCCTCGGGCTTTCGATCGTGAAAGGCCTGCTCGCCGTTCACGGCGGACGTTTCGAGCTGAAGAGCAAGCTCGGCGAAGGCACGCAGGCCGAATGCGTGTTGCCGCCGCAGCGGCTGCGTCAGAACGTGTCGATGGCGAAGCGCGCGTCCTGA